The genomic interval AGCGGAAACGCCAAATAGAGTGCTTCTAAGAATGCTTTGGCTGAGCCCGAAAGAGGGCCAAAATATTTGATATGCTTATCATTGACGATCTTGCGCGTGATCTCAAAGCGAGGGAAAGGCTCGGAAAGATTGATCGCAATGTACGGATAGGTTTTATCATCGCGCAGAAGAATATTATACTTAGGTTTGAGCTGTTTAATGAGCGAGTTTTCTAAGATGAGTGCGTCGTGTTCGCTTTGAACGACGATGTACTCGACATTGTCAACTTCGCTGATCATCTTTGCGATGCGAAGCGAAAGATTGGGAGCGGCGCAGAGTTCATTGGAAAAGCGAAAATAACTCTTCACACGGTTTTTAATACTTTTGGCTTTGCCGACGTACAAAAGCATGCCTTGCGCATTAAAATACTGGTAGATTCCCGCATTGTGTGGCGCGTTTTTAAGTTTTTGGGCTAGCATGTTCTATTTTTGGCAATGGTCTCTTTAATCGCTTCAAAAAGCGCGCGCAGTTTTTCATCTTCACAGAGTGTTTCAAACGCTCCTGTGGCTTGTTCTGCATAGAAAATATCGGAATTGGCACTGACAACCAACGCCTCTTCTTCGCTTTTTTGATTGGTCACAAAGGCTTGAACTTCGTTTACATGTAAACAGCCACACTCAGGAAAATGAACATGAACCTCTTTTAATAGACTCTTTATTAAATTACGTTTATAATTGAATTCCATTTTGGCGCAAGGATGATTGAGTACAAAAAAGAGCGTATCGTTTTTGATGTACACAAAGCGTATCATGCTTGTGAAGCTTTTGGGTAATAAACTGAGCAATCTGTCGTAACAACGCATTTGTTCATATTTCTTCATAGAAGGTTGTTGTACGAGATGAGAAATTATACTTTTAGAATCTTTCATACGTTGATTATAGCATGTTTGGGCTTTGCGCTGCTTGGTTGCGGTTACAAAGGACCTCCTGTTTACGACGATGGCAACACAACGGCAAAAACATCCAAGAAATCACTTTACTAAATGAAAACATCGTACGATGTGCTGATTATTGGTACGGGTATTGCGGGACTTAACACCGCTTTAGCACTTCCAAAGTCATTAAGCGTTTTGATCGTTTCCAAAGATTACGCGTGGGAGTGCAATACCTTTTACGCGCAAGGGGGCGTTGCGGTTGCGAAAGATGACGCCGACATCCCTTTACATGTAAACGATACATTAAGCGCTGGAGCAGGACATTGCGACACAGAAGCGGTGAATGTTCTCTGTTCAGAAGGTCCTGCTGCCATCAAGCGCTTGATCGATCGAGGATTTAAGTTTGACACCGATGAAGCAGGCAATCTGCTCTACACCAAAGAAGCCGCTCACAGCACCAACCGCATTTTACACGCGGGTGGCGATGCGACGGGGCGGTACATTCACCTCTTTTTAATGGAACAGCTGCCTTTTCCTATTTTATACAACACGCACGTAACCGATCTGCTCCTTGATGAGGGAACCTGTTATGGTGCGCGTGTTTTTCACAACGATACCATTTTCAATCTCTATGCACGCAAAGTGATTATCGCCAGTGGTGGCGTGGGATCACTGTATGAGTACCATACCAATGCACGCACCATCAGTGCCGATATGCAAGGGATCTGTTTAAACCATGGTATTGCGCTGTGCGACATGGAGATGATGCAGTTTCATCCGACTGCGTTTGTTTTGGGAAACAGTGTTCGCAAACAGCTTTTAAGCGAGTCTTTACGCGGTGAAGGTGCCCTGGTGGTGGATGAAGAGGGCAAACGTTTTGTGTTTGAGTATGATCCAAGGGGTGAGCTTGCTCCTCGCGATGTAGTGAGTCGTGCCATTTTTCAGTACAAACAAAAAACGCACAAAGAGGTGTATCTCGATCTCAGTGCATTTTCAGAAGATCATTTTAAACAACGCTTTCCGAGTATCTATTTTAATATGACAAATATTGGTTACAATGTGCCCCATCAGAGAATTCCAATCTCTCCAGCATTTCACTATTCCATGGGAGGTATCAAAACAGATTTGCACGGCAGGGTTTTACATGTAAACGATCTGTTTGCGGTTGGCGAATGCGCCCATACGGGAGTTCATGGCGCGAATAGATTGGCGAGTAACTCACTGCTCGAAGGCTTAGTCTTCTCCACAAGGGTTGCCAACGAAGTGATCGCAACGCAAGAATCCACAAAAACGATGAAGCGTTTTAGTGAAAGCGAAGCAGTATTGATGTGTGAAAACGATAAGGTGCTTAAAAATGAACTGCGTCACTTGATGTGGAATGACGCGGGCATTATACGTGAAAAACAGAGGTTGGAAAAGGCTCTGCAAAGGGTTGAATCGATGCTGGCATTGTCGATTGGGAAACTTTTGAGGCTGAGGCTTTTGGTTTCACGCGAGATTATTACCAGTGCATTGAAACGAAAAACGTCTTTGGGCGCACACTACATAAAAGAGGAAGTTACACGATGAAAATAGCGTTCGTATTATTGGTCTTGGCAAATACCATGTGGGCATCCAGTGGTCAGGATATGACAACGACATGGGTAGGAATTGCCTGTTTGATTGTGTTTGTGATCGGGTATTATATGGTCGCAACGGAAGAGAATTACCATATCAATAAAGCAAAGCCTGCTCTGTTTATGGGAACATTTATTTTTGTCTTAATTGGAATTTACAACTACATTAATGGCTTAGACAGCAGCGCATTAACACAAAGTGTTGATCATTTGATTTTAGAAATCGCTGAGATCTTTTTCTTTTTATTGGTCGCAATGACCTATATTGAGGTTTTGATTGAGCGAAGAGTGTTTGATACGCTCAAATACAACCTCGTCTCCAGAGGCTATTCGTATAAAAAGCTCTTTTGGCTTACAGGTGCGTTAGCCTTTTTTATCAGCCCCGTAGCCGATAATTTAACCACGGCGTTGATTTTATCCACTGTTTTGATTACGATTGAAAAAGAGAATCGAAAGTTTCTCGTACCTGGTGCGATTAATATCGTTGTTGCCGCTAATGCGGGTGGCGCATGGAGCCCTTTTGGGGATATTACGACTCTGATGGCATGGATGGCAGAAAAAGCGCCTTTTACGGATTTCTTTTACCTCTTTCCTGCCGCTTTTCTAGGTTGGATTCTCACGGCATGGCTTTTATCGTTGTCTGTACCTTCAGACAAGCCTCTTTTTGATGTTTCAACAGAAGTACGCGTGCGCATTTTAAAAGGGGGAAAAGTGGTGATGGGTCTTGGCATTGTGACCATTATCTCCGCCGTTTTGTGTCAGCAACTCTTTAAATTGCCACCGATGTGGGGAATGGTCTTTGGACTTTCCCTCTTAAAGCTTTATAGTTACCAACTCAAACGAAGGCATCGTGAAGAGCTCAATACCTTTAAATCCATTGGTAAAATTGAACACGATACCCTGTTCTTCTTTTTTGGTATTTTAGCCGCTGTTGGAGGGCTTCATTTTTTAGGTTATTTGGATTTAGCTGTAAAATTGTATGATAGCCTTGGTGCAACAACGGTTAACATTGGTATCGGATTTCTCTCCGCCATTGTGGACAATGTCCCTGTCATGAGTGCGGTGTTAAAAGCCAATCCCGACATGTCCATGGACCAATGGTTACTCGTTACGATGACGGCTGGAATTGGTGGCAGTTTGATTAGTTTTGGCTCTGCCGCAGGTGTGGGTGTAATGGGGAAACTCAGAGGTATCTACACGTTTGGAGCGCATATGAAGTATTCATGGACCGTGCTTGCGGGTTATATTCTCTCCCTCGTAGTTTGGTACATACAGTTTGAAATACTTGATTTATATTAACAGAAGGAAGTAAATGAAAGAAGTCCCTATTTTAGTCTTAGATTTTGGGTCACAATACACGCAGTTGATTGCACGTAAGCTCCGTGAGAGTGGTGTTTACTGTGAGATCGTCCCGTACAATGAGAAGATTGAGGCTATTAAAGCACGAAACCCTAAAGGTATTATTTTAAGTGGTGGTCCCGCATCGGTGTATGCTAAAGATTCGTACCATCCTGATGAGAAAGTGTACACACTGGGGCTTCCGATTTTAGGTATCTGTTATGGTATGCAGCTTTTAACACAATATTTTGGTGGCAGTGTGATTCCTGCGACGCATCAAGAGTATGGCAAGGCTGAACTCAAATTTGAAAGTGACGATAAAATTTTCAAAGATACGAAATGCAGACAAATTGTCTGGATGAGTCATGGCGATAAGGTTGAAACATTACCTGCGGGATTTGAGAAAATTGGCTACAGTGAAAATTCACCGTATGCGGCCATTGCCGATGTCAAACGTAGTATTTACGCGTTTCAGTTTCATCCAGAGGTGTTTCACTCGGAGCAAGGAAGCAAGCTTCTTAAAAACTTTGCTAAGCACATTTGTGGGTGTGAAAGTACGTGGAATATGGGCTCATTTGCGAAAGAGCAAATCGCAAAGATTCGTGAACAAGTCGGTTCTAAAAAAGTGTTGTGTGGCGTGAGCGGTGGCGTTGATAGCTCTGTGGTTGCAACCCTTTTAGCCGAAGCGATTGGCGATCAACTTGTTTCGGTGTTTGTGGACAATGGACTCCTTCGAGCGCACGAGCGTGAGCAAGTCGAAGCGATGTTTAGAAGTCGCAATGTGCCTCTCATTACTGTCGATGCGAGTGAGAAATTTTTAAGTAGACTTGCCGGTGTGAGCGATCCTGAGAAAAAACGTAAAATCATTGGCGAAACGTTCATTGAAGTCTTTGATGAAGAGGCAAAAAAACACAATGGCATTCAGTTTTTAGCTCAAGGCACACTTTACACTGACGTGATCGAATCCGTCTCGGTCAAAGGCCCTTCTAAAACCATTAAATCGCACCATAATGTGGGCGGACTTCCTGATTGGATGACGTTTGAACTCATTGAGCCACTACGCGAAATCTTTAAAGATGAGGTTCGAATCTTAGGCGCAGAACTTGGGCTTCCAAAAGATATGCTCTCTCGCCACCCTTTCCCGGGACCTGGTCTTGCGATTCGCATTATGGGTGAAGTGACCAAAGAGGATTTAGTGCTTTTACGAGCGGCCGATGTCATTATGCTTCAAGAGCTTCGTGCGACGGGCTATTATGAAAAAACATGGCAAGCCTTTACCGTGCTTCTCAATGTCAAAAGTGTCGGCGTTATGGGCGATAATCGAACCTATGATAACACCATTTGTGTCAGAATCGTCGATGCAACCGATGGAATGACTGCAACCTTTGCGCACATTCCGCATACGATTTTGGAAAATATCAGCCGACGTATTATCAACGAAGTGGCTGGCATTAACCGCGTGGTGTATGACATCTCTTCCAAACCACCTGCAACGATTGAATGGGAATAAAAAAGTGATCTACCTCTTCAGCGACACAGCGTATGAGGGGGTAGTGCATCTCCCACTTTTTGAGATCGCATTTGATCCCACTCCGATTGATTTGGAAGGGTTTGATGCGATCATCTTTACGTCCAAAAACAGTGTTAAAGCGCTTGAGCAAAATGGTACGGCGTGGAAAGCCAAAAATGCCTATGCCATCGGCGAAGGAACCGCTTCATTGATCGAGCATTTGGGTGGCCATTTGGTCTTTACATGTAAAGAATCCTACGGTGATCTTTTTGCTAAAAATCTCCTCCCTCTAGTAGAATCCCAAAACGTCTTTTTCCCCAGAGCCAAAGAGGTTGTTTCCTCACTTTTTGAGATCTTACATGTAAACGGCATTGCCATAGAAGAGCGCATCGTGTATGAGACATACTGCAAGCAGTATCCTCTCTCTTTTGCTCCTGTGAAAGAGTCCAAACTCATCTTTACAGCACCCTCAATGGTGCGTTGTTTTTTGAAAAATTTCGCATGGGATGAGAGTTATACGGCAATTGCCATTGGTGAAAAAACAGCTTCTGCTCTGCCTTTACATGTAAACTGTAAGGTCGCTTCCACCCAAAGTATTGAGGCGTGCATCGCCTTGGCGAAAGCTCTTTAGAAGCTAAAATTCTTTATAATTGAAGAAGTTTAGTAATTAACTTGCCTGGGTGAAGCGACAACCGTTTTCATGAGGGTCCAACAAATAGTATTAGGGAATGCGTACATTTTTGGTGTGTCTGTGGTCTTGTTTGAGCTTTGCGAAAAGTGAGAGATTGCAGCCTAAAGAAAAGGTCGACTCCCAGAAGTTGGCTTATTAGGGCCACTTCAATCACGGAACGCTCACTTGGGTTTTTACATATAAATTTGGAGAAATAATTGATGAAAGTCATGGTTGTTGGTAGTGGTGGCAGAGAGTATTCTATCGGGTTGGCGCTGAAGCGAGACCCCAATGTAACCGAAATTTTTTTCGCACCCGGAAATGGTGCCACCCCACAACTTGGACAAAACGTTACATGTAAAGATTATGAAGCTTTGGCGGATTTTGCCAAAGAAAATGGCATTGATCTCACCATCGTAGGCCCAGAGACGGCACTCGTTGCTGGTATCGTTGATAGTTTTAAAGCTAAAGGGCTTGTCATCTTTGGTGCTTCTAAAGCGGCTGCCAGACTTGAAGGCTCAAAAATTTTTATGAAAAACTTTCTCTCTCGCTATTATATTCCAACCGCTAAATTTATCGAAACGAATGATGCTCAAAAAGCCAATGATTTTATCGAAACGTTAGAACTTCCTATCGTCGTAAAAGCGGATGGTCTGTGTGCTGGAAAAGGCGTAATTATCGCGCAAAGCAAAGAAGAAGCCAAAGAGGCTGTGGCGGATATGCTCAGTGGCAAAAGCTTCGGTGACGCGGGTCTTGGCGTCGTGGTTGAAGAGTTTTTAGATGGGTATGAGCTTTCATTATTTGTGATTTGCGATGGCGTGGATTATAAAATCCTTCCAGCGGCACAAGATCATAAACGCCTCAAAGACAACGACATTGGACCCAATACAGGCGGTATGGGTGCGTATGCGCCAACGCCATTGATTGATGATGTGTTGTATAAAAAAGTAGAAGAGCGCGTTATTAAGCCAACACTAGCAGGGATGCAAAATGAAAATGCTCCGTTTGAGGGTGTGCTGTTTATTGGTTTGATGATTGTGAAAAATGAGCCGATTGTTTTAGAGTACAACGTTCGTTTTGGCGATCCTGAGTGCGAAATCTTGATGCCACTGTTAAAAACCCCTGCGAGTGAACTTTTTTACAAAGCAGCGACAGGCAATTTAAAAGAGCTTAACATCGAATTTTTTGATAAATACGCGATTGCAGTCGTGATGGCAAGTGAAAATTACCCGTACGGTGATTCAAAGCCTTCTGAAATTATTGTCGATAAAAACGTGCATGCAGGTTTAGAGAACACTCATATTTCGTATGCGGGTGTGAGCCTTGAAGAGGGCAAACTGTATGCAACGGGTGGGCGTGTGCTTTTATGTGTGGGTGTCGGTGATAGCATCAAAGAGGCACGAGAATTTGCCTATTTACTCTGCGGACAAGTCCATTTTGCGGGTAAACAATTTAGAAGCGATATTGCATATCAGGCACTCAAACATGACAAATGAAGAGTTGATTGAAAAATTTGAGAGTGAAAATATTACATTAGCCACGCTTCAAAAGCGAGGGTTAGCGTATATGATTGATGAAATTTTGATCTCTGTTTTGTTTGCATTGATCTATTTTGATCAAATTCCTGATAATATGACGACCGAAGAGATGATAGACGCGATCAATGGTCTTTTTGGTTATGTCGTTGTGTTAAAAGTAACCTATCAAACCTATTTTGTATGGATGTATGGGGCAACGTTGGGGAAAATTGCGATGAAAATCAAAGTCATCTCCACCGATGATTTGGAGAAACCTTCCTTTTTATTTTCACTCAGTCGCGCTGCCTTTAGAATTGTCAGTGAGTCCATCTTTTATTTAGGTTTTGTATGGGCCGCTTTAAATCCAAAAAGAGAGACATGGCATGATAGAGTTGCCAACACGTTGGTGGTCAATGCACATTAAATTTTTCCTTTTCACGGTGCTTTCTCTAGGAAGCTTATGGGCAGCACCTGCACAAAAAACACCCGAACAAAAAGGCCCTCAAGATGTTGAAGTGTTGGCTGAAAATGTTACCAAACAGGGTACGTTAATTCACGCCACCAACAATGTGGTACTTTACAGCCCCAAATACCTTATTACCGCAGATGAAGCCTACTATGACACAGCTAGTGGTGATTTGGAACTTTTTGGCAATATTACGATGTTAGAGGGTGTCAGTTATGCCTCTCGTACAGGTCACACAAAACTCAATCTTAATACCAATATAGGTGTTTCAGATCCACTTTTCTTTTTTGATGATGAGACGAATGTATGGATCAAATGTGAAAATGCCATCCTGAATCCAGAGACCTATGTGACGCAAAAATCAATCGTTTCAAGCTGTAATACCCAAGATCCTGATTGGAAAATTGCTTTTACCTC from Sulfurospirillum multivorans DSM 12446 carries:
- a CDS encoding lipoprotein: MRNYTFRIFHTLIIACLGFALLGCGYKGPPVYDDGNTTAKTSKKSLY
- the nadB gene encoding L-aspartate oxidase, whose protein sequence is MKTSYDVLIIGTGIAGLNTALALPKSLSVLIVSKDYAWECNTFYAQGGVAVAKDDADIPLHVNDTLSAGAGHCDTEAVNVLCSEGPAAIKRLIDRGFKFDTDEAGNLLYTKEAAHSTNRILHAGGDATGRYIHLFLMEQLPFPILYNTHVTDLLLDEGTCYGARVFHNDTIFNLYARKVIIASGGVGSLYEYHTNARTISADMQGICLNHGIALCDMEMMQFHPTAFVLGNSVRKQLLSESLRGEGALVVDEEGKRFVFEYDPRGELAPRDVVSRAIFQYKQKTHKEVYLDLSAFSEDHFKQRFPSIYFNMTNIGYNVPHQRIPISPAFHYSMGGIKTDLHGRVLHVNDLFAVGECAHTGVHGANRLASNSLLEGLVFSTRVANEVIATQESTKTMKRFSESEAVLMCENDKVLKNELRHLMWNDAGIIREKQRLEKALQRVESMLALSIGKLLRLRLLVSREIITSALKRKTSLGAHYIKEEVTR
- the nhaD gene encoding sodium:proton antiporter NhaD, which translates into the protein MWASSGQDMTTTWVGIACLIVFVIGYYMVATEENYHINKAKPALFMGTFIFVLIGIYNYINGLDSSALTQSVDHLILEIAEIFFFLLVAMTYIEVLIERRVFDTLKYNLVSRGYSYKKLFWLTGALAFFISPVADNLTTALILSTVLITIEKENRKFLVPGAINIVVAANAGGAWSPFGDITTLMAWMAEKAPFTDFFYLFPAAFLGWILTAWLLSLSVPSDKPLFDVSTEVRVRILKGGKVVMGLGIVTIISAVLCQQLFKLPPMWGMVFGLSLLKLYSYQLKRRHREELNTFKSIGKIEHDTLFFFFGILAAVGGLHFLGYLDLAVKLYDSLGATTVNIGIGFLSAIVDNVPVMSAVLKANPDMSMDQWLLVTMTAGIGGSLISFGSAAGVGVMGKLRGIYTFGAHMKYSWTVLAGYILSLVVWYIQFEILDLY
- the guaA gene encoding glutamine-hydrolyzing GMP synthase, with the translated sequence MKEVPILVLDFGSQYTQLIARKLRESGVYCEIVPYNEKIEAIKARNPKGIILSGGPASVYAKDSYHPDEKVYTLGLPILGICYGMQLLTQYFGGSVIPATHQEYGKAELKFESDDKIFKDTKCRQIVWMSHGDKVETLPAGFEKIGYSENSPYAAIADVKRSIYAFQFHPEVFHSEQGSKLLKNFAKHICGCESTWNMGSFAKEQIAKIREQVGSKKVLCGVSGGVDSSVVATLLAEAIGDQLVSVFVDNGLLRAHEREQVEAMFRSRNVPLITVDASEKFLSRLAGVSDPEKKRKIIGETFIEVFDEEAKKHNGIQFLAQGTLYTDVIESVSVKGPSKTIKSHHNVGGLPDWMTFELIEPLREIFKDEVRILGAELGLPKDMLSRHPFPGPGLAIRIMGEVTKEDLVLLRAADVIMLQELRATGYYEKTWQAFTVLLNVKSVGVMGDNRTYDNTICVRIVDATDGMTATFAHIPHTILENISRRIINEVAGINRVVYDISSKPPATIEWE
- a CDS encoding uroporphyrinogen-III synthase, with amino-acid sequence MIYLFSDTAYEGVVHLPLFEIAFDPTPIDLEGFDAIIFTSKNSVKALEQNGTAWKAKNAYAIGEGTASLIEHLGGHLVFTCKESYGDLFAKNLLPLVESQNVFFPRAKEVVSSLFEILHVNGIAIEERIVYETYCKQYPLSFAPVKESKLIFTAPSMVRCFLKNFAWDESYTAIAIGEKTASALPLHVNCKVASTQSIEACIALAKAL
- the purD gene encoding phosphoribosylamine--glycine ligase; the encoded protein is MKVMVVGSGGREYSIGLALKRDPNVTEIFFAPGNGATPQLGQNVTCKDYEALADFAKENGIDLTIVGPETALVAGIVDSFKAKGLVIFGASKAAARLEGSKIFMKNFLSRYYIPTAKFIETNDAQKANDFIETLELPIVVKADGLCAGKGVIIAQSKEEAKEAVADMLSGKSFGDAGLGVVVEEFLDGYELSLFVICDGVDYKILPAAQDHKRLKDNDIGPNTGGMGAYAPTPLIDDVLYKKVEERVIKPTLAGMQNENAPFEGVLFIGLMIVKNEPIVLEYNVRFGDPECEILMPLLKTPASELFYKAATGNLKELNIEFFDKYAIAVVMASENYPYGDSKPSEIIVDKNVHAGLENTHISYAGVSLEEGKLYATGGRVLLCVGVGDSIKEAREFAYLLCGQVHFAGKQFRSDIAYQALKHDK
- a CDS encoding RDD family protein; translation: MTNEELIEKFESENITLATLQKRGLAYMIDEILISVLFALIYFDQIPDNMTTEEMIDAINGLFGYVVVLKVTYQTYFVWMYGATLGKIAMKIKVISTDDLEKPSFLFSLSRAAFRIVSESIFYLGFVWAALNPKRETWHDRVANTLVVNAH